In Escherichia ruysiae, a genomic segment contains:
- a CDS encoding Hok/Gef family protein, with protein sequence MLTKYALVAIIVLCFTVLGFTLMVGDSLCELSIRERGMEFKAVLAYESKK encoded by the coding sequence ATGCTGACAAAATATGCCCTTGTGGCAATCATAGTGCTGTGTTTTACAGTATTGGGATTCACGCTGATGGTAGGCGACTCGTTGTGTGAGTTGAGTATCAGAGAACGTGGTATGGAGTTTAAGGCAGTTCTCGCTTACGAATCGAAGAAGTAG